Proteins encoded within one genomic window of Gammaproteobacteria bacterium:
- a CDS encoding 2-hydroxyacid dehydrogenase: protein MKILFFDTHRYERDVFLAANAGHGHEIEFVEVRLGPETAGLAAGFDAVCSFVNDRVSEAAIRRLKDGGVRAIALRCAGFNHVDLRAAAAAGIPVLRVPAYSPHAVAEHALALLLTLNRKIHRAHARVRELNFSLEGLVGFDLFGKTAGIVGTGNIGRVMCRIFRGLGCQVLAHDLYPDSRFGEEAGIRYVSLEELLAASDIVSLHVPLNKGTHHMINAGSLAKMKPGVMLVNTGRGALIDTPALIRALKRKEIGGACLDVYEEEEGIFFEDLSEAGISDDQLARLLTFPNVLITSHQAFLTTEALRQIAQTTLSNLTSLEKSGVPANQVEGLPAG, encoded by the coding sequence ATGAAGATCCTGTTTTTCGATACCCACAGGTACGAGCGGGACGTGTTCCTCGCCGCCAACGCCGGGCATGGCCACGAGATCGAGTTCGTCGAGGTGAGGCTCGGGCCGGAAACCGCGGGGCTCGCCGCCGGCTTCGATGCGGTCTGCAGCTTCGTCAACGACCGTGTCAGCGAAGCGGCGATCCGCAGGCTGAAGGATGGCGGCGTCAGGGCCATCGCCCTGCGCTGCGCGGGGTTCAACCATGTGGACCTGCGGGCTGCGGCGGCAGCGGGGATTCCCGTGCTGCGGGTCCCGGCCTATTCGCCCCATGCGGTGGCCGAGCATGCCCTGGCGCTGCTGCTGACCCTGAACCGGAAGATCCACCGGGCCCATGCACGGGTGCGCGAGCTGAATTTCTCGCTCGAGGGGCTGGTGGGCTTCGACCTGTTCGGCAAGACCGCGGGCATCGTCGGCACCGGCAACATCGGCCGGGTGATGTGCCGGATATTCCGCGGCCTGGGCTGCCAGGTGCTGGCCCATGACCTGTATCCCGACAGCCGCTTCGGCGAGGAGGCGGGCATCCGCTATGTCTCCCTGGAAGAGCTGCTGGCCGCGTCCGACATCGTTTCGCTGCATGTGCCGCTGAACAAGGGCACCCACCACATGATCAATGCCGGGTCGCTGGCGAAAATGAAGCCAGGAGTGATGCTGGTCAACACCGGCCGGGGCGCGCTGATCGACACCCCGGCATTGATCCGCGCGCTGAAGAGGAAGGAGATTGGCGGCGCCTGCCTGGATGTCTACGAGGAAGAAGAGGGCATCTTCTTCGAGGATCTTTCCGAGGCGGGCATCTCCGATGACCAGCTGGCCAGGCTGCTGACTTTCCCGAACGTGCTCATCACCAGCCACCAGGCATTCCTGACGACCGAAGCGCTCCGGCAGATCGCGCAGACGACGCTGTCCAACCTCACGAGCCTGGAAAAGTCCGGTGTGCCGGCCAACCAGGTCGAGGGTCTGCCTGCCGGATGA
- a CDS encoding porin family protein, with translation MHDSMLKTAVMTSLLMACGSPAGAAGFFLTGGLTGTNIETDGLPEAIAAEGLWASGEVKDTAVGYQIGIGYDFNEAFAVEFKYGDSGDGEETIIISDGIDSVPVNIKSSIDGFTLYGVAQGSFAPDWFVYGKAGYTFQDGEVDISAFGASESVSDDDDGLALAAGVRHQVNANWSISGELEYFSVDFDSSFKEPLRGSINLIYHFSR, from the coding sequence ATGCACGATTCAATGCTGAAGACAGCGGTGATGACCAGCTTGCTCATGGCCTGTGGGTCGCCGGCAGGGGCAGCCGGCTTCTTCCTGACCGGCGGCCTGACCGGTACGAACATCGAGACGGATGGCCTGCCCGAGGCAATTGCCGCAGAGGGACTGTGGGCATCCGGTGAAGTCAAGGATACCGCGGTCGGCTACCAGATCGGCATCGGCTACGACTTCAACGAAGCCTTCGCGGTCGAATTCAAGTATGGCGACTCAGGTGATGGCGAAGAAACCATCATCATCAGCGATGGTATCGACTCGGTACCCGTGAATATCAAGTCGAGCATCGACGGCTTCACGCTCTATGGTGTGGCGCAGGGCTCCTTCGCACCGGACTGGTTCGTCTACGGGAAGGCCGGCTATACCTTCCAGGATGGCGAGGTGGACATTTCCGCATTCGGCGCTTCGGAGTCCGTGTCCGACGACGATGACGGCCTTGCCCTGGCCGCTGGCGTGCGCCACCAGGTCAATGCCAACTGGTCCATCAGCGGTGAGCTCGAATACTTCTCTGTCGACTTCGACAGCTCCTTCAAGGAGCCACTGCGGGGATCGATCAACCTGATATACCACTTCAGCAGGTAG
- a CDS encoding peroxiredoxin, protein MQGSRWHRWLAAAVALMGLTAVAAAQADVAVGQPAPDFRLQDQNGKWHTLADHRGQWIVLYFYPKDQTPGCTKEACSFRDNIFAFEALGAVVLGVSLDDVASHDEFARKYSLPFPLLADSNGTVTNLYGVMGGFGPIKLAKRQSFLIAPDGKIARHYESVEPEKHSAEVLADLKALGAKKSS, encoded by the coding sequence ATGCAGGGATCCCGGTGGCATCGATGGCTGGCGGCGGCGGTTGCCCTGATGGGGCTGACCGCGGTTGCCGCGGCGCAGGCGGATGTGGCGGTCGGCCAGCCGGCACCGGACTTCCGCCTGCAGGACCAGAACGGCAAGTGGCACACACTGGCGGATCATCGCGGCCAGTGGATCGTGCTGTACTTCTATCCCAAGGACCAGACGCCGGGCTGCACCAAGGAGGCCTGCTCGTTCCGCGACAACATCTTCGCCTTCGAGGCCCTGGGTGCGGTGGTGCTCGGCGTCAGCCTCGACGACGTCGCCTCCCACGACGAGTTCGCCAGGAAGTACAGCCTGCCCTTCCCGCTGCTGGCCGACAGCAACGGCACGGTCACCAACCTGTACGGCGTGATGGGCGGCTTCGGCCCGATCAAGCTCGCCAAGCGGCAGTCGTTCCTGATTGCGCCCGACGGCAAGATCGCCAGGCACTACGAGAGCGTGGAGCCCGAGAAGCACTCCGCCGAGGTGCTGGCGGACCTCAAGGCGCTCGGCGCGAAGAAGTCATCCTGA